The following proteins are co-located in the Gossypium hirsutum isolate 1008001.06 chromosome A02, Gossypium_hirsutum_v2.1, whole genome shotgun sequence genome:
- the LOC107942668 gene encoding uncharacterized protein isoform X2, translating to MSQMHSKRVYSVRDISQFQYLHETDEYGKEHGAPSSLLQDDHHPSEKGKGRRKRSMLSEEEKRERKRQHDARYRMKKNQENERLKEENIRLKNQLKEKDSETTLDLHEFMQDMDIMQGFPIDLGENQPLTHPQDHNPQIHIPLSTAVSNDTGNSLEQSQIISQPELVPACCLPFVEKLKREDRNNASYSHHLKTLLQGDTTDFEGYRIPLPLHPIFENIVTIHGDITRSCMLSSFSAENVLLQFLATFKEMEETLTLEQVTADQIGKWRCCIAEALSIKFHVDFAVTRFNEIVKSYMDLEARSRITAIDEKNKALEMQRNALKCEKLEIERFLLFGSKELVGNLGLF from the exons ATGTCCCAAATGCATTCAAAAAGGGTATATAGCGTCCGAGATATCAGCCAATTCCAGTATCTTCACGAAACAGATGAATATGGGAAGGAACATGGAGCACCATCTTCGCTACTGCAGGATGATCATCATCCCTCAGAGAAAGGGAAGGGTCGTCGTAAAAGATCCATGCTGAGCGAGGAGGAAAAAAGGGAAAGGAAGAGACAACATGACGCCAGATACAGGATGAAGAAAAACCAGGAGAATGAAAGGCTCAAGGAAGAGAATATCAGGTTAAAAAACCAGTTAAAAGAGAAGGACAGTGAGACAACACTAGATTTACATGAGTTCATGCAAGATATGGACATTATGCAGGGTTTTCCTATTGATTTGGGAGAAAACCAACCACTCACTCACCCTCAG GACCATAATCCTCAAATTCATATACCTCTATCAACTGCAGTGTCCAATGATACAGGCAATTCCTTGGAGCAAAGCCAAATAATCAGTCAGCCCGAG CTTGTCCCTGCTTGCTGCTTACCATTTGTGGAAAAACTGAAACGAGAGGACCGAAACAATGCTTCATATTCTCATCATTTGAAGACATTGTTACAAGGAGACACGACAGATTTTGAAGGATACAGAATCCCATTGCCTTTACAcccaatctttgaaaacatagttaCCATCCATGGTGATATAACAAGAAGCTGTATGTTAAGTTCTTTTTCTGCTGAGAACGTATTGCTTCAGTTTTTAGCCACATTTAAAGAAATGGAGGAAACATTAACATTAGAACAAGTGACTGCTGATCAGATTGGGAAATGGAGATGTTGTATAGCTGAAGCTCTAAGCATCAAATTCCATGTAGACTTTGCAGTAACACGTTTTAATGAGATCGTTAAGTCTTATATGGATTTAGAAGCTCGTAGCAGAATAACTGCCATTGATGAGAAGAACAAAGCATTGGAGATGCAGAGGAATGCTCTCAAATGTGAGAAGCTTGAAATTGAGAGGTTTTTGTTGTTTGGTTCGAAAGAATTGGTGGGAAATCTTGgattgttttga
- the LOC107942678 gene encoding uncharacterized protein — MMSIPSPTRMGTPPHMPTASSIHETRSDMDSPLHIDLHQDLFPDYYGGPASIPSIPKEEPSRNDFPNGDNGFPPVIKENDFPTPPVPPCTSGEGLPYAPRDWPNPGDVWSWRVGRRVNNAGFYSDRFINVPKSLRFPNSPKMFASKPTLERFILSHFPTADVNAFFASFVWKIPATLEPPAKVTPVAVGIEEAKKESNLEDAKIESNKKTPRSSQRKRNPPPKPLTPSNGQKKQKTSKGSGSASAKGSASATAKRQPTRQRVKTPAPPPPETEDRNGSLELSFLDDETTRAEFDNYLNALDDMLTQPLPEEPFSHPVLYNYFAAESEMAEARMKLSSFLDMDFPSLICFKDLDELTSLASKLRKDPTLTAEQLVKLKLIEEIPSFCEVFLENREIMEQADKFFTTLQLNKTKVTSLKQEYSELRQQVTSLQSEVEANTLTVQEIDNQIAQLKSHRAQLTRLIENKKKDKEELTYNQKLVANSIPKVVHEVQLANARKPEWEIKKESADKREAEILAKFAPLKGFSL; from the exons ATGATGTCAATTCCTTCACCTACTCGTATGGGTACCCCTCCTCATATGCCTACTGCTTCTTCAATCCATGAAACTCGTTCTGATATGGATAGTCCTCTTCATATTGATCTTCACCAAGATCTCTTCCCAGA TTACTATGGTGGACCGGCTTCCATTCCGTCTATTCCGAAAGAAGAGCCTTCGAGGAACGATTTTCCGAATGGAGATAATGGTTTTCCTCCTGTAATTAAAGAGAACGATTTCCCTACTCCACCGGTTCCGCCGTGTACTTCCGGCGAAGGATTACCTTATGCTCCTAGGGATTGGCCAAACCCTGGTGATGTTTGGAGCTGGAGAGTGGGGAGGAGGGTTAACAATGCTGGGTTTTATAGTGATAGATTTATCAATGTTCCGAAAAGTCTTCGGTTTCCAAACAGTCCGAAAATGTTTGCGAGCAAGCCAACGCTTGAACGTTTTATCTTATCACATTTCCCGACTGCAGATGTTAATGCGTTTTTTGCTTCGTTTGTTTGGAAGATCCCTGCAACTTTGGAACCTCCTGCCAAAG TGACACCAGTAGCGGTTGGAATCGAGGAGGCTAAAAAAGAAAGTAATTTGGAGGATGCTAAAATCGAAAGTAACAAAAAGACTCCCCGTAGCAGCCAGAGGAAGAGGAATCCCCCGCCTAAGCCTCTCACTCCCAGCAATGGTCAAAAGAAGCAGAAGACAAGTAAAGGATCAGGATCAGCATCAGCCAAAGGATCAGCATCAGCCACAGCTAAGCGACAACCAACTCGGCAGCGTGTTAAAACTCCTGCCCCACCCCCACCGGAAACCGAAGATAGAAATGGCAGTCTTGAACTATCTTTCTTAGATGATGAAACAACAAGAG CGGAATTCGACAACTATCTCAATGCATTGGATGACATGCTCACTCAGCCTTTGCCTGAAGAACCGTTTTCCCATCCTGTGTTATATAACTACTTTGCTGCAGAAAGCGAAATGGCTGAAGCTCGAATGAAACTGTCTTCATTTCTTGACATGGATTTCCCTTCGTTGATTTGCTTCAAAGACCTTGATGAACTCACAAGTTTAGCATCTAAACTTCGGAAAGATCCAACCCTTACTGCTGAACAACTTGTGAAGTTGAAGTTGATTGAAGAGATCCCGTCATTTTGTGAGGTTTTTCTCGAGAACAGGGAAATAATGGAACAGGCTGACAAATTCTTTACAACCCTTCAGCTCAATAAGACCAAGGTCACTTCACTCAAGCAAGAATACAGCGAGTTAAGACAGCAAGTAACAAGCCTGCAGTCGGAAGTAGAAGCCAACACATTGACAGTACAAGAAATCGACAATCAAATAGCGCAACTGAAATCCCATCGCGCACAGCTCACTAGATTGATAGAAAACAAGAAGAAAGACAAGGAGGAGTTAACGTACAATCAAAAGTTGGTGGCGAACTCCATTCCCAAAGTCGTACACGAAGTTCAGCTCGCTAATGCCAGGAAACCAGAATGGGAGATAAAGAAAGAGAGCGCAGACAAACGCGAAGCTGAAATACTTGCTAAATTTGCTCCTCTAAAAGGGTTTTCCCTTTGA
- the LOC121214784 gene encoding proteasome subunit beta type-2-B produces the protein MECVFGLVGNDFAIVAADTSAVHSILVHKSNEDKIMILDSHKLIAASGESGDRVQFTEYIQKNVALYQFRNGIPLTTAAAANFTRGELATALRKNPYFVNILLAGYDKETGPSLFYIDYIATLHKVDKGAFGYGSYFSLAMMDRHYHSGMTVEEAIDLVDKCIMEIRSRLVVAPPNFVIKIVDKDGAREYAWRESVKDAAVPLA, from the exons ATGGAGTGTGTGTTCGGTTTAGTGGGCAACGACTTTGCCATAGTGGCGGCGGACACGTCGGCTGTTCACAGCATCCTTGTTCACAAATCTAACGAAGACAAGATCATGATCCTCGATTCTCACAAACTCATCGCCGCCAGCGGTGAATCCGGGGACAg AGTGCAGTTCACGGAGTATATACAGAAAAACGTGGCCTTGTATCAGTTTCGAAACGGTATTCCTTTGACGACTGCCGCCGCCGCTAATTTCACTCGCGGTGAGCTTGCCACTGCCTTAAGGAAG AATCCATACTTTGTGAACATCCTTCTTGCTGGCTATGACAAAGAGACAGGCCCATCTCTGTTCTATATCGACTACATTGCTACACTTCATAAGGTTGATAAGGGAGCATTTGGTTATGGATCCTACTTTTCTCTTGCTATGATGGACAGGCACTACCACAGTGGCATGACAGTGGAAGAAGCCATTGATTTAGTTGATAAATGCATAATGGAGATCAGATCAAGATTGGTTGTGGCACCACCAAATTTTGTCATCAAGATTGTCGATAAAGATGGAGCAAGAGAATATGCCTGGCGTGAATCCGTCAAGGATGCCGCAGTTCCTTTGGCCTGA
- the LOC107942668 gene encoding uncharacterized protein isoform X1 has translation MSQMHSKRVYSVRDISQFQYLHETDEYGKEHGAPSSLLQDDHHPSEKGKGRRKRSMLSEEEKRERKRQHDARYRMKKNQENERLKEENIRLKNQLKEKDSETTLDLHEFMQDMDIMQGFPIDLGENQPLTHPQDDFQSQLSFVAQDEVQNQSLVENQSITYFQDHNPQIHIPLSTAVSNDTGNSLEQSQIISQPELVPACCLPFVEKLKREDRNNASYSHHLKTLLQGDTTDFEGYRIPLPLHPIFENIVTIHGDITRSCMLSSFSAENVLLQFLATFKEMEETLTLEQVTADQIGKWRCCIAEALSIKFHVDFAVTRFNEIVKSYMDLEARSRITAIDEKNKALEMQRNALKCEKLEIERFLLFGSKELVGNLGLF, from the exons ATGTCCCAAATGCATTCAAAAAGGGTATATAGCGTCCGAGATATCAGCCAATTCCAGTATCTTCACGAAACAGATGAATATGGGAAGGAACATGGAGCACCATCTTCGCTACTGCAGGATGATCATCATCCCTCAGAGAAAGGGAAGGGTCGTCGTAAAAGATCCATGCTGAGCGAGGAGGAAAAAAGGGAAAGGAAGAGACAACATGACGCCAGATACAGGATGAAGAAAAACCAGGAGAATGAAAGGCTCAAGGAAGAGAATATCAGGTTAAAAAACCAGTTAAAAGAGAAGGACAGTGAGACAACACTAGATTTACATGAGTTCATGCAAGATATGGACATTATGCAGGGTTTTCCTATTGATTTGGGAGAAAACCAACCACTCACTCACCCTCAG GATGATTTTCAATCTCAGCTTTCGTTTGTAGCTCAAGATGAGGTTCAGAATCAATCGTTAGTGGAAAACCAGTCAATCACTTACTTCCAG GACCATAATCCTCAAATTCATATACCTCTATCAACTGCAGTGTCCAATGATACAGGCAATTCCTTGGAGCAAAGCCAAATAATCAGTCAGCCCGAG CTTGTCCCTGCTTGCTGCTTACCATTTGTGGAAAAACTGAAACGAGAGGACCGAAACAATGCTTCATATTCTCATCATTTGAAGACATTGTTACAAGGAGACACGACAGATTTTGAAGGATACAGAATCCCATTGCCTTTACAcccaatctttgaaaacatagttaCCATCCATGGTGATATAACAAGAAGCTGTATGTTAAGTTCTTTTTCTGCTGAGAACGTATTGCTTCAGTTTTTAGCCACATTTAAAGAAATGGAGGAAACATTAACATTAGAACAAGTGACTGCTGATCAGATTGGGAAATGGAGATGTTGTATAGCTGAAGCTCTAAGCATCAAATTCCATGTAGACTTTGCAGTAACACGTTTTAATGAGATCGTTAAGTCTTATATGGATTTAGAAGCTCGTAGCAGAATAACTGCCATTGATGAGAAGAACAAAGCATTGGAGATGCAGAGGAATGCTCTCAAATGTGAGAAGCTTGAAATTGAGAGGTTTTTGTTGTTTGGTTCGAAAGAATTGGTGGGAAATCTTGgattgttttga